Proteins encoded by one window of Collimonas fungivorans:
- a CDS encoding alkene reductase has protein sequence MSRTPEIRTEDSLFQPARIGDIEVSNRIVMAPLTRNRAGEGNVPNELNLKYYAQRAGAGLIVTEATQVSAQAQGYANTPGLHTPEQVAAWKKITDAVHEKGGRIVVQIWHTGRMSHTSFQPDGKAPLAPSAIRADAKTYVPGEGFIDTSVPREITQTEIAVVVDDFRQTARRALEAGFDGIEIHGAHGYLLDSFLRDGSNHRTDNYGGSIENRARLLLEVVAATTAEIGSGRVGVRLSPVSPVNDSSESAPQPLFNYVVEQLNKFDLAYLHVVEGHTGGPRDNAPFDYEALHQRFDGAWLVNNGYDRMMARQAIASGHGDLVAFGRAFITNPDLVHRLQHNLPLNVPFEDAPLYGGVGEHGYTDYPALTEA, from the coding sequence ATGAGCCGCACCCCAGAAATCCGCACCGAAGACAGCCTGTTCCAGCCAGCCCGCATCGGCGACATCGAAGTATCCAACCGCATCGTGATGGCGCCGCTGACGCGCAACCGCGCCGGCGAAGGCAACGTGCCGAACGAACTGAACCTGAAGTACTACGCCCAGCGCGCAGGCGCCGGCCTGATCGTCACCGAAGCGACCCAGGTGTCGGCCCAGGCCCAGGGTTATGCCAACACGCCTGGCCTGCATACGCCGGAACAGGTCGCCGCCTGGAAAAAAATCACCGACGCGGTACATGAAAAAGGCGGCCGCATCGTGGTCCAGATCTGGCACACCGGCCGCATGTCGCATACCTCCTTCCAGCCGGACGGCAAGGCGCCGCTGGCGCCTTCGGCAATCCGCGCCGACGCCAAGACTTATGTACCGGGCGAAGGCTTCATCGACACTTCCGTGCCACGCGAAATCACGCAGACAGAAATCGCAGTAGTCGTAGACGACTTCCGCCAGACCGCGAGACGCGCCCTGGAAGCCGGCTTCGACGGCATTGAAATCCACGGTGCCCACGGCTATTTGCTGGACAGCTTCCTGCGCGACGGCTCCAACCACCGCACCGACAACTACGGCGGCAGCATCGAAAATCGCGCCCGCCTGCTGCTGGAAGTGGTTGCCGCCACCACCGCCGAAATCGGCAGCGGCCGCGTCGGCGTCAGGTTGTCGCCGGTGTCGCCGGTCAACGATTCCAGCGAAAGCGCCCCGCAGCCGCTATTCAACTATGTCGTAGAGCAGTTGAACAAATTCGACCTGGCCTACCTGCACGTAGTAGAAGGCCACACCGGCGGCCCACGCGACAACGCCCCGTTCGATTACGAAGCGCTGCACCAGCGCTTCGACGGCGCCTGGCTGGTCAACAACGGTTACGACCGCATGATGGCGCGCCAGGCAATCGCCAGCGGCCACGGCGACCTGGTCGCCTTCGGCCGCGCCTTCATCACCAATCCGGACCTGGTGCATCGCCTGCAGCACAACCTGCCTTTGAACGTGCCGTTTGAAGATGCCCCGCTGTATGGCGGCGTGGGCGAGCATGGCTATACCGACTACCCGGCCCTGACCGAAGCGTAA
- a CDS encoding maltoporin: protein MRKQLCCTILSTAFSGIACAGVDSSAGLDGFEFHGYLRAGGGAAIGGNGGAQPCFQLAGAASKYRLGNECENYGELEARQKLFGLANGMVVSADVMASLYNPGNVFPHFNSSTNGAIRLPQAYLQATNLPGMNPQVRIWAGRIYYHRHDIHTIDYYYWNPSGFGAGIDNVAINGLQYSYALFRQDAQFQARLANRHDFQVAGIRTNRNGELQLGLSLMQKPAGVDGHGGFSFTAQHKQDQLFGGYNKVAIQYGQGAGDTINTVNQAFPGHGWRRWRLSESLLWQFTRKFSGMLAAVYQHESSPGYRQNWISLGVRPVYAVSDHFKIQADLGRDVVSPGNGASRSLTKFTIGPAVTMGKSFFSRPELRLFYTYAKWNQAAQDAAAGGSAMARDGPFGGATHGSSIGMQLETWW from the coding sequence GTGAGGAAACAGTTATGTTGCACCATTCTATCAACGGCATTTTCCGGCATCGCCTGTGCCGGCGTCGACAGTTCCGCCGGACTTGACGGTTTCGAATTCCATGGTTACCTGCGTGCCGGTGGCGGCGCTGCAATCGGCGGCAACGGCGGTGCGCAGCCTTGTTTCCAGCTGGCGGGAGCCGCCAGCAAGTACCGGCTCGGCAACGAGTGTGAGAATTACGGCGAACTGGAAGCGCGGCAAAAACTGTTTGGCCTGGCCAACGGCATGGTCGTCAGCGCCGATGTGATGGCCAGCTTGTACAACCCCGGCAATGTGTTTCCGCATTTTAATTCCAGCACCAATGGCGCCATCCGGCTGCCTCAGGCCTACTTGCAGGCGACCAACCTGCCCGGCATGAATCCGCAGGTGCGTATATGGGCCGGCCGTATCTACTACCATCGGCACGATATTCACACGATAGATTATTATTACTGGAATCCAAGCGGCTTCGGCGCCGGCATCGACAACGTCGCCATCAACGGCTTGCAGTACAGCTATGCTTTGTTCAGGCAAGACGCGCAGTTCCAGGCCCGGCTGGCGAATCGCCACGACTTCCAGGTGGCCGGCATCCGCACCAATCGGAATGGCGAATTGCAGCTGGGTTTGTCGCTGATGCAGAAACCCGCCGGGGTGGATGGGCATGGCGGTTTTTCCTTCACCGCGCAGCACAAGCAGGACCAGCTGTTCGGCGGCTATAACAAGGTTGCCATCCAGTATGGACAGGGGGCGGGGGACACTATCAATACGGTGAACCAGGCATTCCCCGGCCACGGTTGGCGGCGCTGGCGGCTCAGTGAAAGCCTGCTATGGCAATTCACACGCAAATTCAGCGGCATGCTGGCGGCCGTATACCAGCATGAAAGCAGCCCTGGTTACAGGCAGAACTGGATTTCGCTGGGTGTTCGCCCGGTATATGCGGTCAGCGACCATTTCAAGATACAGGCCGACCTGGGGCGCGACGTCGTCAGCCCCGGCAACGGCGCAAGCCGCAGCCTTACCAAGTTCACGATCGGCCCGGCAGTGACGATGGGAAAATCTTTCTTCAGCCGTCCTGAACTCCGCCTGTTCTATACCTATGCCAAATGGAACCAGGCGGCGCAAGACGCAGCTGCCGGTGGCAGCGCCATGGCCCGCGACGGCCCGTTTGGCGGCGCAACCCATGGTTCCAGCATCGGCATGCAGCTGGAGACCTGGTGGTAA
- a CDS encoding acyl-CoA dehydrogenase, which yields MPSSHASFHWDDPLLLEQQLSGEERLVRDSAAAYARDKLAPRVLMSFRNEQTDAGIFREMGALGLLGATIPEQYGGAGLSYVSYGLIAREIERIDSGYRSMMSVQSSLVMLPIFEFGSEATRQKYLPQLASGELIGCFGLTEPDHGSDPGSMVTRARKVDGGYQLSGSKMWITNSPIADVFVVWAKDDEGAICGFVLEKGWKGLSTPVIHGKVGLRTSITGEIVMDQVFCPEENAFPEVRGLKGPFTCLNSARYGIAWGALGAAEFCWHAARQYTMERKQFGRPLAANQLVQVKLVNMQTEITMALQGCLRLGRMKDDGSASVEITSIMKRNSCGKALDIARVARDMLGGNGISDEFGVIRHLVNLEVVNTYEGTHDVHALILGRAQTGIPAFAS from the coding sequence ATGCCTTCATCACACGCCAGTTTCCATTGGGACGACCCGCTCTTGCTGGAGCAGCAGCTCAGCGGCGAGGAGCGCCTGGTGCGCGACAGCGCGGCCGCCTATGCGCGCGACAAGTTGGCGCCGCGGGTGCTGATGTCGTTCCGCAATGAACAGACCGACGCCGGGATTTTTCGTGAAATGGGCGCGCTCGGCCTGCTCGGCGCGACCATTCCGGAACAGTATGGCGGCGCTGGCCTGAGCTACGTCAGCTACGGCCTGATCGCGCGCGAAATCGAACGCATCGATTCCGGCTACCGCTCCATGATGAGCGTGCAAAGCTCGCTGGTGATGCTGCCGATTTTCGAATTCGGCAGCGAAGCCACGCGGCAAAAGTACTTGCCGCAGCTGGCCAGCGGCGAACTGATCGGCTGCTTCGGCCTGACCGAACCGGACCATGGCTCCGATCCCGGCAGCATGGTCACGCGCGCGCGCAAGGTCGATGGCGGCTACCAGCTCTCCGGCAGCAAGATGTGGATCACCAACAGCCCGATCGCCGACGTGTTCGTGGTCTGGGCCAAGGACGATGAAGGCGCGATCTGCGGCTTCGTCCTTGAAAAAGGCTGGAAGGGATTATCGACCCCAGTCATCCACGGCAAGGTCGGCTTGCGCACTTCGATCACCGGCGAGATCGTGATGGACCAGGTGTTCTGCCCGGAAGAAAACGCCTTCCCCGAGGTGCGCGGCCTGAAAGGCCCGTTCACCTGCCTCAACTCGGCGCGCTACGGCATCGCCTGGGGCGCGCTTGGCGCTGCCGAATTCTGCTGGCATGCTGCGCGCCAATACACCATGGAGCGCAAGCAGTTCGGCCGGCCGCTGGCGGCCAACCAGCTGGTGCAGGTGAAGCTGGTGAACATGCAAACCGAAATCACCATGGCGCTGCAGGGTTGCCTGCGGCTGGGCCGCATGAAAGACGACGGCAGCGCCTCGGTGGAAATCACTTCCATCATGAAACGCAACTCCTGCGGCAAGGCGCTCGACATCGCCCGCGTTGCGCGCGACATGTTGGGCGGCAACGGCATTTCCGACGAGTTTGGCGTGATCCGCCACCTGGTCAACCTGGAGGTGGTGAATACCTACGAAGGAACGCATGACGTGCACGCGCTGATCCTGGGACGGGCGCAGACCGGCATCCCGGCGTTCGCCAGCTAG
- a CDS encoding Nramp family divalent metal transporter: MYRLPTTATAPFCPSEVAGTVSVPSSGPFWKKILRFVGPGLLVSVGYMDPGNWATSIQAGSQFGYQLLFVVLASSLAAIVLQCLSMRLGIATNKDLAVHSRENYSPRVSMGMWFFAEISIIACDLAEVLGCALAFKLLLGVSLPAGVLLTAFDTVLVLGLKGKGFRQIEAIILGLVITIAVCLFAELVFLKPDWHAVAAGMLPSLSALSSREPLYLAIGILGATVMPHNLYLHSSIVQTRVVEKNDSSRRQAIQLSRLDTIVSLLLALLINGAILVLAASAFHATGNTSVVDIDQAYHLLDPITGSAAAGILFGLALLASGQSSTFTGTIAGQVIMEGFLNLRIPCWQRRLLTRGLALVPALIGVLTWGEHSVGRLLVLSQVVLSLQLPFAMYPLIRLTSRRDVMGVFANSWLTAAVSWLLFVLISAANIWLVLQVFGVG, encoded by the coding sequence ATGTATCGTTTGCCGACCACTGCCACTGCACCGTTTTGCCCTTCCGAAGTTGCCGGCACCGTCTCAGTGCCGAGCAGCGGTCCGTTCTGGAAAAAAATCCTCAGGTTCGTCGGCCCCGGCTTGCTGGTCTCGGTCGGCTACATGGATCCCGGCAACTGGGCCACCTCGATCCAGGCCGGCTCGCAGTTCGGTTACCAGCTGCTGTTCGTGGTGCTGGCGTCCAGCCTGGCGGCAATCGTCTTGCAATGCCTTAGCATGCGCCTGGGCATCGCTACCAACAAGGACCTGGCGGTGCATTCGCGCGAGAACTACAGCCCGCGCGTCAGCATGGGCATGTGGTTTTTCGCGGAGATTTCCATCATCGCCTGCGACCTGGCGGAGGTATTGGGGTGCGCGCTGGCGTTCAAGCTGCTGCTTGGCGTCTCGCTGCCGGCCGGCGTGCTCCTGACCGCGTTCGATACGGTGCTGGTGCTGGGTTTGAAAGGCAAGGGCTTCCGCCAGATCGAAGCCATCATCCTTGGCCTGGTGATCACGATCGCGGTCTGCCTGTTCGCCGAGCTGGTGTTCCTGAAGCCGGACTGGCACGCGGTGGCCGCCGGCATGCTGCCATCCTTGAGCGCGCTGTCGAGCCGGGAGCCGCTGTACCTGGCGATCGGCATCCTCGGCGCCACCGTGATGCCGCACAACCTCTACCTGCATTCATCGATAGTGCAAACGCGGGTGGTGGAAAAGAACGACAGCAGCCGGCGCCAGGCGATACAGCTGTCGCGGCTCGACACCATCGTTTCGCTGCTGCTGGCGCTGCTGATCAACGGCGCCATCCTGGTGCTGGCGGCGAGCGCGTTTCATGCTACCGGAAATACTTCGGTGGTCGATATCGACCAGGCGTATCACCTGCTAGATCCGATTACCGGCAGCGCCGCCGCCGGCATCCTGTTCGGCCTGGCGCTGCTGGCCTCGGGACAGAGCTCGACTTTCACCGGTACCATCGCCGGCCAGGTCATCATGGAAGGTTTTCTCAACCTCAGGATCCCGTGCTGGCAGCGGCGCCTGCTGACGCGCGGCCTGGCCCTGGTGCCGGCGCTGATCGGCGTGCTGACCTGGGGCGAGCATTCGGTGGGGCGCCTGCTGGTGCTCAGCCAGGTGGTGCTGAGCCTGCAGCTGCCATTCGCCATGTATCCGCTGATCCGCCTCACCAGCCGGCGCGACGTGATGGGCGTGTTCGCTAATTCGTGGCTGACGGCGGCGGTGTCCTGGCTGTTGTTCGTGCTGATTTCGGCGGCGAATATCTGGCTGGTGCTGCAGGTGTTCGGCGTCGGCTAG
- a CDS encoding DUF4019 domain-containing protein — protein MKTILTLVTVALLAAATPSFAADPQAELIQQAETAAKTWMMLTDAGKYGESWERAGTFFKTGIAKNTWETGIRSLRAPLGLVKMRELKSTEYATTLPGAPDGEYVVIQYETQFENKKSATETITPMREKDGSWKVSGYFIR, from the coding sequence ATGAAAACCATACTGACGCTGGTCACCGTCGCATTGCTGGCCGCTGCCACGCCCTCCTTCGCTGCAGACCCGCAAGCCGAGCTCATCCAGCAAGCCGAAACCGCAGCCAAAACCTGGATGATGCTGACCGACGCCGGCAAATACGGTGAAAGCTGGGAACGCGCAGGTACATTCTTCAAGACCGGCATCGCAAAAAACACATGGGAAACCGGGATCCGTTCATTACGGGCGCCGCTCGGCCTGGTAAAAATGCGTGAGCTGAAAAGCACAGAGTATGCAACCACCCTGCCCGGCGCACCCGATGGCGAATATGTGGTGATCCAGTACGAGACGCAATTCGAAAACAAAAAATCGGCGACGGAAACCATCACGCCCATGCGTGAAAAAGACGGCAGCTGGAAAGTCTCGGGTTATTTCATTCGCTGA
- a CDS encoding LysR substrate-binding domain-containing protein, which produces MIRFRQIEAFRSLMISGTSVSAARRMHVTQPAISRLIADLEADLGFRLFNRAKGRLEPTNAGVRFYKAVEENFLGLERLMQVAGNIRHEAPEGLTVACLPVLSTTLLPEVLQRFFKQHPDVSVKIDSCTVPEILVSLQDLKVDMALSLAFPPFAGIEVEPIMEATVLCAMLATHPLAQKEIILPEDLDGENVIGWMPNSAQSYDRELSTLNSAAIRPNYTIQTHTSHTRYAMVANGFGVAIVEPFAAKIWRPHGVVTRPFKADINYKYVLAYPSGGIRSELAHDLREAALHVAKNYNFGL; this is translated from the coding sequence ATGATCCGTTTCAGACAAATCGAGGCTTTCCGCTCACTGATGATTTCCGGCACCAGCGTCTCTGCGGCCCGCCGCATGCATGTGACCCAGCCGGCAATCAGCCGCCTGATCGCCGATCTAGAGGCCGACCTCGGTTTCCGCCTGTTCAACCGCGCCAAAGGTCGCCTCGAGCCGACCAATGCCGGCGTGCGTTTTTACAAGGCAGTCGAAGAAAATTTCCTGGGGCTGGAGCGGCTGATGCAAGTGGCGGGCAATATCCGCCATGAAGCCCCCGAAGGCTTGACTGTCGCCTGCCTGCCGGTGCTGTCCACCACCTTGCTGCCGGAAGTGCTGCAACGCTTCTTCAAGCAGCATCCCGATGTCTCGGTCAAGATCGACAGCTGCACCGTACCGGAAATTCTGGTCAGCCTGCAAGACCTCAAGGTCGACATGGCGCTGAGCCTGGCGTTTCCGCCGTTCGCCGGCATCGAAGTCGAGCCGATCATGGAAGCCACCGTGCTGTGCGCGATGCTGGCGACCCATCCGCTGGCGCAGAAGGAAATCATCCTGCCGGAAGACCTGGACGGCGAAAACGTGATCGGCTGGATGCCCAACAGCGCGCAATCCTATGACCGCGAATTGTCGACGCTGAACTCGGCTGCGATCCGCCCCAACTACACCATCCAGACGCATACCTCGCATACTCGCTACGCCATGGTCGCCAACGGTTTCGGCGTCGCCATCGTGGAGCCGTTTGCAGCCAAGATCTGGCGTCCGCACGGCGTCGTCACGCGGCCATTCAAGGCCGACATCAACTATAAATACGTGCTGGCCTACCCCAGCGGCGGCATCCGCTCCGAACTCGCCCACGACCTGCGCGAAGCCGCTCTCCACGTTGCGAAAAACTATAACTTCGGCCTGTAA
- a CDS encoding cupin domain-containing protein, with translation MYSPERLIENLSGYLGELEELISAAAQTGSAEKSRLLIEKSNIETYVGKLQALPGNHRLDAKHIESGLALEPHPEGGFYREFIRTGACTVIFYLLPEQAISSWHSLKDTQERFRLISGDSLLIPKIDADGLWKSEEAVTYENDVVIEKNQDFGDWFGAYPSGEYGLVTCECRGPFEFAKFKIIDQENLAAFHGKNPGHKKIIDRLSPKAA, from the coding sequence ATGTATTCACCTGAAAGACTGATTGAAAATTTAAGCGGCTACCTTGGCGAATTGGAAGAGCTCATTTCAGCGGCCGCGCAAACCGGCTCGGCTGAAAAAAGCAGATTGCTTATAGAAAAATCGAATATAGAAACATACGTCGGAAAACTCCAGGCGCTGCCTGGAAACCATCGCCTGGATGCAAAACATATCGAGTCCGGACTTGCGCTGGAACCCCACCCGGAAGGCGGCTTCTATCGCGAATTCATACGGACCGGCGCTTGCACCGTCATTTTTTACCTGCTGCCCGAGCAAGCCATCTCCAGCTGGCACAGCCTGAAAGACACGCAAGAGAGATTCAGGCTGATCTCAGGGGATTCTTTATTGATCCCGAAAATAGATGCCGACGGACTGTGGAAGTCCGAAGAAGCAGTGACTTATGAAAATGACGTCGTCATAGAAAAAAACCAGGATTTCGGCGACTGGTTCGGCGCCTATCCGAGCGGAGAGTACGGACTCGTCACTTGCGAATGCAGAGGGCCGTTCGAGTTTGCGAAATTCAAGATCATCGACCAGGAAAACCTGGCCGCATTTCACGGCAAGAATCCTGGGCACAAAAAAATCATCGATAGGCTTTCACCGAAGGCCGCTTAA
- a CDS encoding ATP-binding protein has product MWPLRKSEAVPERSWSAWYSRLLSWLLPHTLLGRLSVVMVFGVLVTQLAGGLIWSAQLRSKAEVETKTAAQHLAHSAASAVRFFMSLPANYRPILIQQLREMGGTRFFVNTNDGPVTIHKIANNALANMALADIGATLKTDLPFLPGFRLAFAWPDDLMVSPQGLQVADLPDSWVQHTLLIKPNPAPVLVIQTELEPGNWLYLAALMPNPYFLDSDNPLSPERLLLQGLSLATVLLLSILVVRWTTRPLAALSDAAEAFGKGEAAPELPETGSREFIKTARAFRAMRERIKRYLDDRERLFVSISHDLRTPITRLKLRTELLDDEHLRSEFHEDLDELDMMVKGALQSVKDSDIHENRTEVKLDALILRMIRDARMAGHEVAFAESGLTVMAKPLALKRAIGNLFDNALHYGQKVEISVAGLINEAGSNIQIQIRDHGPGVPEEALHSLFEPYTRLEHGRDQNAGGMGLGLGIARNIVQAHGGELHLRNHAEGGLVATIVLPAD; this is encoded by the coding sequence ATGTGGCCGCTGCGCAAGTCTGAAGCCGTGCCCGAGCGTAGCTGGTCGGCATGGTATAGCCGGCTGCTGTCCTGGCTGTTGCCGCATACGCTGCTGGGCCGCCTGTCGGTGGTGATGGTATTCGGCGTGCTGGTGACCCAGCTGGCCGGCGGCCTGATCTGGTCCGCGCAATTGCGCAGCAAGGCCGAGGTCGAAACCAAGACAGCGGCGCAGCACCTGGCGCACAGCGCAGCCAGCGCAGTCCGTTTTTTCATGAGCTTGCCGGCGAATTACCGGCCTATCCTGATCCAGCAGCTGCGCGAGATGGGCGGCACCCGGTTTTTTGTGAATACCAACGACGGCCCGGTGACCATCCACAAGATTGCCAACAATGCCCTGGCCAACATGGCGCTGGCCGATATCGGCGCCACACTGAAAACCGACCTGCCGTTCCTGCCCGGTTTCCGCCTGGCGTTTGCCTGGCCCGACGACCTGATGGTGTCGCCGCAAGGTTTGCAGGTTGCCGACCTGCCGGACAGCTGGGTCCAGCATACGCTGCTGATCAAGCCCAACCCGGCGCCGGTGCTGGTGATCCAGACCGAACTCGAGCCCGGCAACTGGCTCTACCTGGCGGCGCTTATGCCGAATCCTTATTTCCTCGACAGCGATAACCCGTTGTCGCCCGAGCGCTTGTTGCTGCAGGGGCTGTCGCTGGCCACCGTGTTGCTGCTGTCGATCCTGGTGGTGCGCTGGACCACGCGGCCGCTGGCGGCGCTGTCGGATGCCGCCGAGGCGTTCGGCAAAGGCGAGGCCGCGCCCGAATTGCCGGAAACCGGCAGCCGCGAATTCATCAAGACCGCGCGCGCGTTCCGCGCCATGCGCGAACGCATCAAGCGTTACCTGGATGACCGCGAGCGCCTGTTCGTCTCGATCTCGCACGATTTGCGCACGCCGATCACGCGCCTCAAGCTGCGCACCGAACTGCTGGACGACGAGCATCTGCGCAGCGAATTCCACGAGGACCTGGACGAACTCGACATGATGGTGAAGGGCGCCTTGCAGTCGGTCAAGGACAGCGATATCCATGAAAACCGCACCGAGGTAAAACTCGATGCCCTGATCCTGCGCATGATCCGCGACGCCCGCATGGCGGGGCACGAAGTGGCGTTTGCCGAATCGGGCCTGACGGTGATGGCCAAGCCGCTGGCGCTCAAGCGCGCCATCGGCAACCTGTTCGACAATGCGCTGCACTATGGCCAGAAGGTGGAAATCTCGGTCGCCGGCCTGATCAATGAGGCCGGCAGCAATATCCAGATCCAGATCCGCGATCATGGCCCTGGAGTGCCGGAAGAAGCTTTGCACAGCCTGTTCGAGCCGTATACCCGGCTGGAGCATGGTCGCGACCAGAATGCCGGCGGCATGGGACTCGGACTGGGCATTGCGCGCAATATCGTGCAGGCGCATGGCGGCGAGCTGCATTTGCGCAATCACGCCGAAGGCGGCCTGGTGGCCACGATCGTTTTACCTGCCGATTAG
- a CDS encoding response regulator, with protein MMRKILIVDDDQKTRTLLKAYLEKNQYEVRLAHNGEAFLAEFQRYAEELSLVILDVMLPDTDGFALCKTVRRKSNVPIIMLTASSDETDRVVGLELGADDYIAKPYSPRELLARIKAIHRRTGIDSAVAPRYYRFVGFTLDTVERTLSDPDGQPVALTGLDYQLLKYFVEHPGDVLDRGVLCEETRGRDVGPLDRSLDVQISKLRLRLNDGGKDPHLIKTVRGAGYVFSADVAAAQV; from the coding sequence TTGATGCGTAAGATATTGATCGTCGACGACGACCAGAAAACCAGGACGCTGCTGAAAGCCTACCTGGAAAAGAACCAGTACGAAGTGCGCCTGGCGCATAACGGCGAGGCGTTCCTGGCTGAGTTCCAGCGCTACGCCGAGGAACTGTCGCTGGTGATCCTGGACGTGATGCTGCCGGATACCGACGGCTTCGCCTTGTGCAAGACGGTCCGGCGCAAATCCAACGTACCGATCATCATGCTCACCGCCAGTTCCGACGAAACCGACCGCGTGGTCGGCCTCGAGCTGGGCGCCGACGACTATATCGCCAAGCCTTACAGTCCGCGTGAGCTGCTGGCGCGCATCAAGGCCATCCATCGCCGTACCGGCATCGACAGCGCGGTGGCGCCGCGCTACTACCGCTTTGTCGGCTTCACGCTGGACACGGTGGAGCGCACCCTGAGCGATCCGGATGGCCAGCCGGTGGCGCTCACCGGTCTCGATTACCAGTTGCTGAAATATTTTGTCGAACACCCGGGCGATGTGCTCGACCGCGGCGTCCTGTGCGAGGAAACCCGCGGCCGCGATGTCGGGCCGCTGGACCGTTCGCTGGATGTGCAGATCAGCAAACTGCGCCTGCGCCTGAACGACGGCGGCAAGGACCCGCACCTGATCAAGACGGTGCGCGGCGCCGGTTACGTATTTTCTGCCGATGTGGCCGCTGCGCAAGTCTGA
- a CDS encoding ABC transporter substrate-binding protein, with the protein MFIKKSTRRSMIDKRVIDKRDRGGVKSWIAGSRRWIALLASGCLFGCLINLTTGMANAAPPVSAAGQPATSLQVVHWWTSAGERKSVDVLAGRLAEDNIQWRDMAIPGGAGLGASKVLKSMVLAGKAPEATQLNGIVFGEWADLGLLLELDDVAAPSNWQKLLFPTVWSLVHNRGHVVAAPLGIHRINNLFYNKKVFDRLGLAAPKTWPEFERVAEKLRQAGVTPLAQSSEAWQVATLFETLVLAESGPTYYRSLFVDLNPAAFGDARMTHALKRLRALKEWMPQPLRERPWPDMTRQLADGDAAMFVMGDWAKGELLAWGLNTDQDFSCAAVPGTADYHLYSVDTLAMFAGDYSHQPAQEKLAQLIMSQPVQSAYNQVKGAISVWRSPDLSKMDSCARASWSAFSKGSAFQAPSLVHRMAADETAKDAIVAEVHRYFVDDKMGESDVQRKLASIARSLSKTGKQE; encoded by the coding sequence GTGTTTATAAAAAAATCAACAAGGCGCTCAATGATTGACAAGCGAGTGATTGACAAGAGAGACAGGGGAGGCGTGAAATCCTGGATTGCAGGATCGCGCAGATGGATTGCACTACTGGCGTCAGGCTGCCTGTTTGGTTGCCTGATTAATCTGACCACCGGCATGGCCAATGCGGCGCCGCCGGTTTCCGCCGCCGGCCAGCCGGCAACGTCGCTGCAAGTGGTGCACTGGTGGACTTCGGCCGGGGAACGCAAGTCAGTCGACGTGCTGGCAGGCAGGCTCGCCGAAGATAACATCCAGTGGCGCGACATGGCCATTCCCGGCGGCGCCGGCCTTGGCGCCAGCAAGGTGCTCAAGAGCATGGTGCTGGCCGGCAAAGCGCCCGAGGCAACCCAGCTCAACGGCATCGTGTTCGGCGAGTGGGCCGATCTTGGCCTGCTGCTGGAACTGGACGATGTCGCCGCGCCGAGCAACTGGCAAAAACTGCTGTTTCCGACCGTATGGTCGCTGGTGCACAACCGCGGTCATGTGGTAGCGGCGCCGCTTGGCATCCACCGCATCAACAACCTGTTCTACAACAAGAAGGTTTTCGACCGGCTCGGCCTGGCTGCGCCCAAGACCTGGCCGGAGTTCGAACGGGTGGCGGAAAAGCTCAGGCAGGCCGGCGTCACGCCGCTGGCGCAAAGCAGCGAAGCCTGGCAGGTCGCAACCTTGTTTGAAACCCTGGTGCTGGCTGAAAGCGGGCCGACTTATTACCGCTCCCTGTTTGTCGACCTGAATCCCGCCGCCTTTGGCGACGCCCGCATGACCCATGCCTTGAAGCGCTTGCGGGCGCTCAAGGAGTGGATGCCGCAGCCGCTCAGGGAACGGCCGTGGCCGGACATGACCCGCCAGCTGGCTGACGGCGATGCCGCCATGTTCGTCATGGGCGATTGGGCCAAGGGGGAGTTGCTGGCCTGGGGCTTGAACACCGACCAGGATTTTTCTTGTGCGGCGGTGCCGGGCACGGCAGACTACCATCTATATAGTGTCGATACCCTGGCCATGTTCGCCGGCGACTATTCGCACCAGCCGGCGCAGGAAAAGCTGGCCCAGCTGATCATGTCGCAGCCGGTGCAAAGCGCTTACAATCAGGTCAAGGGTGCAATCTCGGTATGGCGTTCGCCGGATTTGTCGAAAATGGATAGCTGCGCACGCGCCTCATGGAGCGCGTTCAGCAAGGGCAGCGCGTTCCAGGCGCCGAGCCTGGTGCACCGCATGGCCGCCGACGAAACCGCGAAAGACGCCATCGTGGCTGAAGTACACCGTTATTTTGTGGATGACAAGATGGGCGAGAGCGATGTCCAGCGCAAGCTGGCGAGCATTGCACGATCTCTGTCGAAGACAGGAAAGCAGGAATAG